Proteins from one Ananas comosus cultivar F153 linkage group 5, ASM154086v1, whole genome shotgun sequence genomic window:
- the LOC109710983 gene encoding protein XRI1-like isoform X1, whose protein sequence is MEFDDNGGNHNEMWEWRGEEYDLQRVSLNDVSHCLWGDVNQNGFLYMLDEQTPIKDCTELSCQVSDIGDYSDKGLEECLDSSQIKRRRMLQFTSEGNEVAECSMMEDGISGNFHWDSQWNFEFSDDQCALNCDGLDQSSEGWLVDCLNESKENSGSKEMSRNNSMASTDHPDVSELYNISPETGANVVEDRSIPAQLKILTGSESVIDPPTKFATSVAYPFALIKPCGAHGDLTLHDINERIHAKPMSKIKHKKDEDSIAYSTSAFSGKPVVVKTKIRTEGGKGSITITRTRG, encoded by the exons aTGGAGTTTGATGATAATGGTGGCAATCACAA TGAGATGTGGGAATGGCGAGGAGAAGAGTATGATTTGCAGAGAGTATCACTGAATG ATGTTTCTCACTGCTTGTGGGGTGATGTGAATCAAAACGGCTTTTTGTACATGCTTGATGAACAAACTCCAATAAAGGATTGCACGGAATTAAGTTGCCAAGTTTCTGATATAGGAG ATTACAGCGACAAAGGGTTGGAGGAATGTTTGGATTCTTCGCAAATCAAAAGAAGACGCATGCTGCAATTTACTTCTGAAGGCAATGAG GTGGCTGAATGCTCAATGATGGAAGATGGGATTTCAGGAAATTTTCATTGGGATTCACAATGGAATTTCGAGTTTTCAG ATGATCAGTGTGCCTTAAATTGTGATGGGTTGGATCAATCGTCAGAAGGATGGTTAGTTGATTGCTTAAATGAAAGCAAGGAGAATAGCGGCTCCAAAGAAATGTCTAG GAATAATTCTATGGCTTCTACTGACCATCCTGATGTTTCTG AGTTGTACAATATTTCACCTGAAACGGGAGCTAATGTAGTCGAAGACCGCTCTATTCCTGCTCAACTGAAGATTCTTACGG GTAGCGAGTCTGTCATCGATCCTCCTACAAAGTTTGCTACTTCAGTTGCTTATCCTTTTGCCCTTATTAAACCGTGTGGAGCTCACGGGGATCTAACTTTGCACGACATAAATGAACGGATTCACGCTAAGCCCATGTCCAAAATAAAGCATAAAAAGGATGAGGATTCAATTGCATACTCCACTTCAGCCTTTTCTGGCAAACCTGTGGTAGTGAAAACAAAGATCCGCACTGAAGGCGGAAAAGGCAGCATTACAATCACAAGAACAAGAGGTTGA
- the LOC109710983 gene encoding protein XRI1-like isoform X3 yields the protein MEFDDNGGNHNEMWEWRGEEYDLQRVSLNDVSHCLWGDVNQNGFLYMLDEQTPIKDCTELSCQVSDIGDYSDKGLEECLDSSQIKRRRMLQFTSEGNEVAECSMMEDGISGNFHWDSQWNFEFSDDQCALNCDGLDQSSEGWNNSMASTDHPDVSELYNISPETGANVVEDRSIPAQLKILTGSESVIDPPTKFATSVAYPFALIKPCGAHGDLTLHDINERIHAKPMSKIKHKKDEDSIAYSTSAFSGKPVVVKTKIRTEGGKGSITITRTRG from the exons aTGGAGTTTGATGATAATGGTGGCAATCACAA TGAGATGTGGGAATGGCGAGGAGAAGAGTATGATTTGCAGAGAGTATCACTGAATG ATGTTTCTCACTGCTTGTGGGGTGATGTGAATCAAAACGGCTTTTTGTACATGCTTGATGAACAAACTCCAATAAAGGATTGCACGGAATTAAGTTGCCAAGTTTCTGATATAGGAG ATTACAGCGACAAAGGGTTGGAGGAATGTTTGGATTCTTCGCAAATCAAAAGAAGACGCATGCTGCAATTTACTTCTGAAGGCAATGAG GTGGCTGAATGCTCAATGATGGAAGATGGGATTTCAGGAAATTTTCATTGGGATTCACAATGGAATTTCGAGTTTTCAG ATGATCAGTGTGCCTTAAATTGTGATGGGTTGGATCAATCGTCAGAAGGATG GAATAATTCTATGGCTTCTACTGACCATCCTGATGTTTCTG AGTTGTACAATATTTCACCTGAAACGGGAGCTAATGTAGTCGAAGACCGCTCTATTCCTGCTCAACTGAAGATTCTTACGG GTAGCGAGTCTGTCATCGATCCTCCTACAAAGTTTGCTACTTCAGTTGCTTATCCTTTTGCCCTTATTAAACCGTGTGGAGCTCACGGGGATCTAACTTTGCACGACATAAATGAACGGATTCACGCTAAGCCCATGTCCAAAATAAAGCATAAAAAGGATGAGGATTCAATTGCATACTCCACTTCAGCCTTTTCTGGCAAACCTGTGGTAGTGAAAACAAAGATCCGCACTGAAGGCGGAAAAGGCAGCATTACAATCACAAGAACAAGAGGTTGA
- the LOC109710983 gene encoding protein XRI1-like isoform X2, with the protein MWEWRGEEYDLQRVSLNDVSHCLWGDVNQNGFLYMLDEQTPIKDCTELSCQVSDIGDYSDKGLEECLDSSQIKRRRMLQFTSEGNEVAECSMMEDGISGNFHWDSQWNFEFSDDQCALNCDGLDQSSEGWLVDCLNESKENSGSKEMSRNNSMASTDHPDVSELYNISPETGANVVEDRSIPAQLKILTGSESVIDPPTKFATSVAYPFALIKPCGAHGDLTLHDINERIHAKPMSKIKHKKDEDSIAYSTSAFSGKPVVVKTKIRTEGGKGSITITRTRG; encoded by the exons ATGTGGGAATGGCGAGGAGAAGAGTATGATTTGCAGAGAGTATCACTGAATG ATGTTTCTCACTGCTTGTGGGGTGATGTGAATCAAAACGGCTTTTTGTACATGCTTGATGAACAAACTCCAATAAAGGATTGCACGGAATTAAGTTGCCAAGTTTCTGATATAGGAG ATTACAGCGACAAAGGGTTGGAGGAATGTTTGGATTCTTCGCAAATCAAAAGAAGACGCATGCTGCAATTTACTTCTGAAGGCAATGAG GTGGCTGAATGCTCAATGATGGAAGATGGGATTTCAGGAAATTTTCATTGGGATTCACAATGGAATTTCGAGTTTTCAG ATGATCAGTGTGCCTTAAATTGTGATGGGTTGGATCAATCGTCAGAAGGATGGTTAGTTGATTGCTTAAATGAAAGCAAGGAGAATAGCGGCTCCAAAGAAATGTCTAG GAATAATTCTATGGCTTCTACTGACCATCCTGATGTTTCTG AGTTGTACAATATTTCACCTGAAACGGGAGCTAATGTAGTCGAAGACCGCTCTATTCCTGCTCAACTGAAGATTCTTACGG GTAGCGAGTCTGTCATCGATCCTCCTACAAAGTTTGCTACTTCAGTTGCTTATCCTTTTGCCCTTATTAAACCGTGTGGAGCTCACGGGGATCTAACTTTGCACGACATAAATGAACGGATTCACGCTAAGCCCATGTCCAAAATAAAGCATAAAAAGGATGAGGATTCAATTGCATACTCCACTTCAGCCTTTTCTGGCAAACCTGTGGTAGTGAAAACAAAGATCCGCACTGAAGGCGGAAAAGGCAGCATTACAATCACAAGAACAAGAGGTTGA
- the LOC109711003 gene encoding small ubiquitin-related modifier 1: MSGAGQEEDKKPADQSAHINLKVKGQDGNEVFFRIKRSTQLKKLMNAYCDRQSVDFNSIAFLFDGRRLRGEQTPDELEMEDGDEIDAMLHQTGGIAGGV, translated from the exons ATGTCGGGAGCGGGACAGGAGGAGGACAAGAAGCCCGCGGATCAGTCCGCGCACATCAATCTCAAGGTTAAGGGACAG GATGGGAATGAGGTATTTTTCAGGATCAAGCGAAGCACTCAGCTGAAGAAACTAATGAATGCCTACTGTGATCGTCAGTCGGTGGATTTCAACTCCATTGCTTTCCTCTTCGACGGCCGTAGGCTTCGTGGGGAGCAAACACCAGACGAA ctTGAGATGGAAGATGGAGATGAGATTGATGCTATGCTCCACCAGACGGGGGGAATAGCAGGAGGTGTgtaa
- the LOC109710939 gene encoding uncharacterized protein LOC109710939 isoform X2, with protein sequence MGLVGDKSRGRRKGKELKEYDEDDPEEHHHNPFLSTSSITKSSLSRPQFRKEVSRARWVEEMGMGEVIEKKGSMWTTTGVVRNGKLYCLIEEIVFLAERGALVLLDNDDTSVELVEMYQKVADGKYGCSWESFEAYRHLKLLGYIVGRHGLHWTLKHDMSLRACSSWLNTEDRDQIPERETEDDILITHMLDAMQIAEIYPAFDVYLPNSKFKKSLPGDPSFILCLLRGEPPSEKAVENLEKKCNDIPLKFCDVDHGRVSFFSFNKVALPSLP encoded by the exons ATGGGCTTAGTGGGCGACAAATCAAGGggtagaagaaaaggaaaagagctGAAAGAATACGATGAAGATGACCCTGAAGAACACCACCACAATCCATTCCTCTCTACTTCTAGCATCACCAAATCATCTCTATCGCGGCCTCAATTCAG AAAGGAGGTATCACGGGCTCGATGGGTCGAGGAGATGGGGATGGGAGAAGTCATAGAGAAGAAGGGCAGCATGTGGACAACTACTGGAGTAGTTCGGAATGGCAAGCTCTATTGCCTCATCGAAGAAATAGT GTTTCTAGCTGAAAGAGGGGCATTAGTTCTGCTCGACAATGATGATACAAGCGTAGAGCTAGTCGAAATGTACCAAAAGGTTGCTGATGGAAAGTATGGGTGCTCTTGGGAGTCCTTTGAGGCTTACAGACACTTGAAATTACTTGGGTACATTGTCGGACGTCATGGTCTTCACTGGACATTGAAGCATGATATGAGCTTGCGTGCTTGTAGTTCTTGGTTGAACACTGAAGATAGAGATCAGATTCCAGAGCGGGAGACCGAAGATGACATTCTCATTACACATATGCTTGACGCTATGCAAATCGCTGAGATATATCCAGCCTTTGATGTGTATTTACCAAACAGCAAGTTTAAAAAATCTCTGCCTGGAGACCCAAGTTTCATTCTTTGTCTACTCAG GGGCGAACCTCCCTCGGAAAAAGCAGTCGAAAATCTTGAGAAGAAGTGCAACGACATTCCCCTCAAATTCTGCGACGTCGATCATGGGCGTGtcagcttcttctccttcaacaaAGTGGCTCTTCCTTCATTACCATGA
- the LOC109710939 gene encoding uncharacterized protein LOC109710939 isoform X1, with amino-acid sequence MISRNYVFFRRSTCPPFQAILPPCQPISILLNLKPLTFNLSKMGLVGDKSRGRRKGKELKEYDEDDPEEHHHNPFLSTSSITKSSLSRPQFRKEVSRARWVEEMGMGEVIEKKGSMWTTTGVVRNGKLYCLIEEIVFLAERGALVLLDNDDTSVELVEMYQKVADGKYGCSWESFEAYRHLKLLGYIVGRHGLHWTLKHDMSLRACSSWLNTEDRDQIPERETEDDILITHMLDAMQIAEIYPAFDVYLPNSKFKKSLPGDPSFILCLLRGEPPSEKAVENLEKKCNDIPLKFCDVDHGRVSFFSFNKVALPSLP; translated from the exons ATGATAAGTCGTAACTATGTTTTCTTCCGCAGGTCAACTTGCCCTCCATTCCAAGCCATCTTGCCGCCTTGTCAGCctatttctattttattaaaCTTGAAACCTTTAACCTTTAACCTTTCGAAGATGGGCTTAGTGGGCGACAAATCAAGGggtagaagaaaaggaaaagagctGAAAGAATACGATGAAGATGACCCTGAAGAACACCACCACAATCCATTCCTCTCTACTTCTAGCATCACCAAATCATCTCTATCGCGGCCTCAATTCAG AAAGGAGGTATCACGGGCTCGATGGGTCGAGGAGATGGGGATGGGAGAAGTCATAGAGAAGAAGGGCAGCATGTGGACAACTACTGGAGTAGTTCGGAATGGCAAGCTCTATTGCCTCATCGAAGAAATAGT GTTTCTAGCTGAAAGAGGGGCATTAGTTCTGCTCGACAATGATGATACAAGCGTAGAGCTAGTCGAAATGTACCAAAAGGTTGCTGATGGAAAGTATGGGTGCTCTTGGGAGTCCTTTGAGGCTTACAGACACTTGAAATTACTTGGGTACATTGTCGGACGTCATGGTCTTCACTGGACATTGAAGCATGATATGAGCTTGCGTGCTTGTAGTTCTTGGTTGAACACTGAAGATAGAGATCAGATTCCAGAGCGGGAGACCGAAGATGACATTCTCATTACACATATGCTTGACGCTATGCAAATCGCTGAGATATATCCAGCCTTTGATGTGTATTTACCAAACAGCAAGTTTAAAAAATCTCTGCCTGGAGACCCAAGTTTCATTCTTTGTCTACTCAG GGGCGAACCTCCCTCGGAAAAAGCAGTCGAAAATCTTGAGAAGAAGTGCAACGACATTCCCCTCAAATTCTGCGACGTCGATCATGGGCGTGtcagcttcttctccttcaacaaAGTGGCTCTTCCTTCATTACCATGA
- the LOC109710939 gene encoding uncharacterized protein LOC109710939 isoform X3 gives MGMGEVIEKKGSMWTTTGVVRNGKLYCLIEEIVFLAERGALVLLDNDDTSVELVEMYQKVADGKYGCSWESFEAYRHLKLLGYIVGRHGLHWTLKHDMSLRACSSWLNTEDRDQIPERETEDDILITHMLDAMQIAEIYPAFDVYLPNSKFKKSLPGDPSFILCLLRGEPPSEKAVENLEKKCNDIPLKFCDVDHGRVSFFSFNKVALPSLP, from the exons ATGGGGATGGGAGAAGTCATAGAGAAGAAGGGCAGCATGTGGACAACTACTGGAGTAGTTCGGAATGGCAAGCTCTATTGCCTCATCGAAGAAATAGT GTTTCTAGCTGAAAGAGGGGCATTAGTTCTGCTCGACAATGATGATACAAGCGTAGAGCTAGTCGAAATGTACCAAAAGGTTGCTGATGGAAAGTATGGGTGCTCTTGGGAGTCCTTTGAGGCTTACAGACACTTGAAATTACTTGGGTACATTGTCGGACGTCATGGTCTTCACTGGACATTGAAGCATGATATGAGCTTGCGTGCTTGTAGTTCTTGGTTGAACACTGAAGATAGAGATCAGATTCCAGAGCGGGAGACCGAAGATGACATTCTCATTACACATATGCTTGACGCTATGCAAATCGCTGAGATATATCCAGCCTTTGATGTGTATTTACCAAACAGCAAGTTTAAAAAATCTCTGCCTGGAGACCCAAGTTTCATTCTTTGTCTACTCAG GGGCGAACCTCCCTCGGAAAAAGCAGTCGAAAATCTTGAGAAGAAGTGCAACGACATTCCCCTCAAATTCTGCGACGTCGATCATGGGCGTGtcagcttcttctccttcaacaaAGTGGCTCTTCCTTCATTACCATGA
- the LOC109709792 gene encoding ankyrin repeat and SAM domain-containing protein 6-like produces MYADHVASGAKRSIRDRLNGVTNDDLPLPSSRDAKRQRQTDGMWRRVLYEDDRRSQISKAGVNSEDLRLKLQRKDSQQAILNKLSGKVRPRSENTESLKPKPVAQCSKPVQKSDVPTIEAKISVLRKMSASTTSGKQSQQKVQASVEGLLKSLGLEKYLVTFRAEEVDMTALRHLTDEDLKSLGIPMGPRKKILLAVNSKTKNDGNV; encoded by the exons ATGTACGCCGATCATGTCGCCTCCGGTGCGAAGAGATCCATCAGGGATCGCCTCAATGGCGTTACCAACGACGATCTCCCCCTCCCGAGCTCCCGCGACGCCAAAAG GCAGCGCCAAACTGATGGCATGTGGAGGCGTGTGCTTTATGAGGATGACAGGAGATCTCAGATTTCAA AAGCTGGAGTTAATTCTGAAGACCTTCGGTTGAAACTTCAAAGAAAAGATTCACAGCAAGCTATTCTTAACAAGCTATCTGGCAAAGTGCGGCCTCGGTCAGAAAATACTGAATCACTGAAACCAAAGCCTGTAGCACAGTGTTCTAAACCTGTTCAAAAGAGTGACGTCCCTACCATTGAAGCTAAGATTTCAGTCTTAAGAAAAATGTCTGCTTCAACTACTTCCGGAAAGCAGTCCCAACAAAAA GTTCAGGCGTCGGTGGAGGGTTTACTTAAATCTCTGGGCCTAGAGAAGTATTTAGTTACATTCAGGGCAGAAGAG GTGGATATGACTGCTCTAAGGCATTTGACAGATGAGGATTTGAAGTCTTTGGGAATCCCAATG GGTCCGAGGAAAAAGATACTGTTGGCGGTGAATTCCAAAACCAAGAACGATGGCAACGTGTAG
- the LOC109709771 gene encoding 50S ribosomal protein L28, chloroplastic: MATTAAMLQCYTLSFSRVRVRVSSGGGGGTTLGFASSQLGGARISISRPAPLPHKLPTQPIVARRVCPFTGKKANRANKVSFSNHKTKKLQFVNLQYKRVWWEAGKRYLKLRLSTKALKTIEKNGLDAVAKKAGIDLRKE, encoded by the exons ATGGCGACAACTGCGGCGATGCTCCAATGCTACACGCTCTCCTtctctagggttagggttagggtttcgagtggcggcggcggggggacGACGCTAGGGTTCGCGAGCTCCCAGTTGGGCGGAGCCAGGATCAGCATCTCTCGCCCCGCGCCTCTTCCCCATAAGCTCCCGACCCAGCCCATCGTCGCAC GGAGGGTGTGTCCTTTCACCGGGAAGAAGGCGAACAGGGCGAACAAGGTCTCCTTCTCGAACCACAAGACGAAGAAGCTGCAATTTGTGAACCTGCAGTACAAGAGGGTGTGGTGGGAGGCAGGGAAGCGCTACCTCAAGCTGCGGCTCTCGACAAAAGCGCTCAAGACCATCGAGAAGAACGGCTTGGATGCTGTTGCGAAGAAAGCCGGAATTGACCTCCGAAAAGAATGA
- the LOC109711046 gene encoding RPM1-interacting protein 4-like, with protein MAQPVSSKGGGSHGPNNTPGRSRMRGGGRGDESPEMGSTVPKFGEWDEKDPSSADNFTGIFNKVREEKQGGSAKASIINDDARYLYGSNHDNRKESSRCSCFPWFKK; from the exons ATGGCA CAACCTGTTTCGAGTAAAGGGGGAGGTAGCCATGGACCTAATAACACTCCAGGAAGATCAAGGATGAGAGGCGGTGGTCGAGGCGACGAATCA CCCGAGATGGGGTCGACCGTGCCCAAGTTTGGGGAGTGGGATGAGAAAGATCCTTCATCGGCTGATAATTTCACCGGCATATTCAATAAAGTGAGGGAGGAGAAACAGGGTGGATCTGCAAAAGCTTCAATCATTAATGACGACGCAAGATACCTCTATGGCTCCAATCATGACAACAGAAAAGAATCGTCG AGATGTTCATGCTTCCCTTGGTTCAAGAAGTGA